In Bradyrhizobium guangxiense, the following are encoded in one genomic region:
- a CDS encoding adenylate/guanylate cyclase domain-containing protein: MQLSPTLAWLVDAASDCPGADRLLAELGAHLVADGVPLAAGALTLEVPHPLIAKRTWLWRADNGQVIEALGFAPGGLAPDPPNDAGRRWLRDIARGEVHEDIVGRQDGPLLGWIGPHPFTADDIEQLRQAARFAATPLAALAARATLRATLDAYLGKRSAERVLAAPLRRDLGETIQAALLYADLRNFTLLSDTSPPGEVIAALDAWFDRIAGAVHAFGGEVLKFIGDGVLAIFPVLEASPRRACEAALRAAGAAEAGMAYLNAERAAKGLPPLAFGAALHLGEMLWGNIGAANRLDFTAIGPAVTLASRLEGLCKPLGRTVLVSGALAAETEMPLVALGSHPLRGIAAPCEVFALPET, translated from the coding sequence ATGCAGCTGTCCCCGACCCTCGCCTGGCTCGTCGATGCCGCCTCGGATTGTCCCGGAGCGGACCGCCTGCTTGCGGAACTCGGCGCTCATCTCGTCGCCGATGGCGTCCCGCTCGCAGCGGGCGCCCTGACGCTGGAGGTGCCGCATCCGTTGATCGCGAAGCGGACCTGGCTGTGGCGTGCCGACAATGGCCAGGTGATCGAAGCGCTCGGCTTTGCCCCGGGCGGGCTGGCGCCGGATCCGCCGAACGATGCCGGTCGCCGCTGGTTGCGCGACATCGCGCGCGGCGAGGTGCACGAAGACATCGTGGGGCGGCAAGATGGGCCGCTGCTCGGCTGGATCGGGCCGCATCCGTTCACCGCGGACGACATCGAGCAATTGCGCCAGGCGGCGCGTTTTGCCGCAACGCCGCTTGCCGCGCTCGCCGCGCGCGCCACGTTACGGGCAACGCTCGACGCCTATCTCGGCAAGCGCAGTGCGGAGCGGGTGCTGGCGGCGCCGTTGCGGCGCGATCTCGGCGAGACCATTCAGGCCGCGCTGCTCTATGCGGATTTGCGCAATTTCACGCTTCTGTCGGACACCTCACCGCCTGGCGAGGTCATTGCCGCGCTCGACGCCTGGTTCGATCGCATCGCCGGGGCCGTCCACGCCTTCGGCGGCGAAGTGCTGAAATTCATCGGCGACGGCGTGCTCGCGATCTTTCCAGTGCTCGAGGCCTCGCCGCGCCGCGCCTGCGAGGCCGCTCTGCGTGCTGCAGGCGCAGCCGAGGCCGGGATGGCCTATCTCAACGCGGAGCGCGCTGCCAAGGGCCTGCCGCCGCTCGCGTTCGGCGCCGCGCTGCATCTCGGCGAGATGCTTTGGGGCAATATCGGCGCGGCCAATCGGCTGGACTTCACCGCGATCGGCCCCGCCGTCACCCTCGCCAGCCGGCTCGAGGGATTGTGCAAGCCGCTCGGCAGGACGGTGCTGGTCTCTGGCGCGCTTGCCGCCGAGACGGAGATGCCACTGGTCGCGCTCGGATCGCATCCGCTGCGCGGGATTGCTGCGCCGTGTGAGGTGTTTGCTTTGCCGGAAACGTAA
- a CDS encoding EVE domain-containing protein — MAYWLGKSEPSVWSWDQQVAKGAKGEAWTGVRNYTARQNLVAMKKGDKAFYYHSNEGKEIVGIAEIIKEAYPDPTDKTGKFVCVDIKADKPLKTPVTMASIKAEKKLVDMALVKYSRLSVQPVTEEEWKLVCKMGGM; from the coding sequence ATGGCGTACTGGCTGGGGAAATCCGAACCATCGGTGTGGTCCTGGGACCAGCAGGTGGCGAAGGGCGCCAAGGGCGAGGCCTGGACCGGCGTGCGTAACTACACCGCGCGCCAGAACCTCGTCGCCATGAAGAAGGGCGACAAGGCGTTCTATTATCATTCCAACGAGGGCAAGGAGATCGTCGGCATCGCCGAGATCATCAAGGAAGCCTATCCCGATCCGACCGACAAGACGGGCAAGTTCGTCTGCGTCGACATCAAGGCCGACAAGCCCTTGAAGACGCCGGTGACGATGGCCTCGATCAAGGCCGAGAAGAAACTTGTCGACATGGCGCTGGTGAAATATTCGCGCCTCTCGGTGCAGCCGGTGACGGAGGAGGAGTGGAAGCTCGTCTGCAAGATGGGCGGGATGTAG
- a CDS encoding NAD(P)H-dependent glycerol-3-phosphate dehydrogenase has protein sequence MSGFQSVAVIGAGAWGTALATVAARAGRAVTLWARNAEHAARIASTRDNPRLAGMRIASEIVVTSDLAEASRAEMLLIATPAQHLRGAVNMLASHLAGPAPIIACAKGIEHGTHKFMTDVIAEAAPGAQPAILSGPSFADDVARGLPTAVTLAAKDEALASGLVRALGSATFRPYHTTDVRGVEIGGAAKNVLAIAVGIAVGRNLGASAQAALTTRGFAELTRLGRALGARSETLTGLSGLGDLILTCSSPQSRNFALGLALGRGEQPSAGKLAEGEFTAPVLIELAASQNIEMPVSEAVASILSGRSTIDGAISGLLTRPFKAEE, from the coding sequence ATGTCCGGATTCCAATCCGTCGCGGTGATCGGCGCGGGTGCCTGGGGCACGGCGCTGGCGACCGTGGCAGCACGGGCAGGACGCGCCGTGACGCTGTGGGCGCGCAATGCCGAGCACGCCGCGCGGATCGCATCGACCCGCGACAACCCGCGGCTGGCTGGTATGCGGATCGCCTCCGAGATCGTTGTCACGAGCGATCTCGCCGAGGCGTCGCGCGCGGAGATGCTGCTGATCGCGACGCCGGCGCAGCATCTGCGCGGCGCGGTCAACATGCTCGCCTCGCATCTGGCAGGGCCCGCGCCGATCATTGCCTGCGCCAAGGGCATCGAGCACGGCACCCACAAATTCATGACCGACGTGATTGCGGAAGCCGCACCGGGCGCGCAGCCGGCGATCCTGTCGGGACCGAGCTTCGCCGATGACGTCGCGCGCGGCCTGCCGACGGCGGTGACGCTGGCGGCGAAGGACGAAGCGCTGGCCAGCGGCCTGGTTCGGGCGCTGGGCTCGGCGACGTTCCGGCCCTATCACACGACGGATGTCCGCGGCGTCGAGATCGGCGGCGCCGCCAAGAACGTACTGGCGATCGCGGTCGGCATTGCGGTCGGGCGCAACCTCGGTGCCTCGGCGCAGGCCGCGCTGACGACCCGGGGCTTTGCCGAGCTGACGCGCCTCGGCCGCGCGCTCGGCGCGCGCAGCGAGACGCTCACCGGCCTGTCCGGTCTTGGCGATCTCATTCTGACCTGCTCGAGCCCGCAATCGCGCAACTTTGCGCTCGGCCTCGCCCTCGGGCGCGGCGAGCAGCCGTCCGCCGGCAAGCTTGCCGAAGGCGAATTCACCGCGCCGGTATTGATCGAACTCGCAGCTTCGCAAAACATCGAGATGCCGGTATCAGAAGCGGTCGCGTCGATCCTGAGCGGCCGCAGCACGATCGACGGCGCGATCTCGGGGCTGTTGACGCGGCCCTTCAAGGCAGAGGAATGA
- the tsaD gene encoding tRNA (adenosine(37)-N6)-threonylcarbamoyltransferase complex transferase subunit TsaD produces MLGIETTCDETAAAVIERACDGSGKILSNIVRSQIEEHARFGGVVPEIAARAHVDLLDGIVDRAMREAGIGFGELGGVAAAAGPGLIGGVIVGLTTAKAIAMVHDTPLVAVNHLEAHALTPRLTDGIEFPYCLFLASGGHTQIVAVTGVGQYARLGTTVDDAIGEAFDKVAKMLGLPYPGGPQVERAAASGDATRFAFPRPMQGRPDANFSLSGLKTAVRTEASRLAEITPQDISDLCASFQAAVLDSTADRLSVGLRLFHERFGAPRALVAAGGVAANQAIRGALDEVAQQAGTQLIMPPPALCTDNGAMIAWAGAERLALGMTDTMDAQPRARWLLDANASAPAGYGKTRAGY; encoded by the coding sequence GTGCTGGGCATCGAAACCACCTGCGACGAGACCGCCGCGGCCGTGATCGAGCGCGCGTGCGACGGCAGCGGCAAGATCCTGTCCAACATCGTGCGGTCGCAGATCGAGGAGCACGCCCGCTTCGGCGGCGTGGTGCCGGAGATCGCCGCCCGCGCCCATGTCGACCTGCTCGACGGCATCGTCGATCGCGCCATGCGCGAGGCCGGCATCGGCTTCGGTGAGCTCGGCGGCGTCGCGGCCGCCGCGGGGCCGGGCCTGATCGGCGGCGTCATCGTCGGGCTCACCACCGCGAAGGCAATCGCGATGGTGCACGACACGCCGCTGGTTGCGGTGAACCATCTGGAGGCGCACGCGCTGACGCCGCGCCTCACCGATGGAATCGAATTTCCCTATTGCCTGTTTCTCGCCTCCGGCGGCCATACCCAGATCGTCGCGGTCACCGGCGTCGGACAATATGCGCGGCTCGGCACCACCGTTGACGACGCGATCGGCGAGGCCTTCGACAAGGTCGCGAAGATGCTGGGCCTGCCCTACCCCGGTGGACCGCAGGTCGAGCGTGCGGCGGCAAGCGGCGATGCCACGCGCTTTGCGTTTCCGCGCCCGATGCAGGGGCGCCCCGATGCCAATTTCTCGCTGTCGGGATTGAAGACTGCGGTGCGGACCGAGGCGAGCCGTCTGGCTGAGATCACGCCGCAGGACATCAGCGATCTCTGCGCGAGCTTCCAGGCCGCCGTGCTCGATTCGACGGCCGACCGGTTGAGCGTCGGTCTCAGGCTGTTCCACGAAAGATTCGGCGCGCCGCGCGCCCTGGTCGCGGCCGGCGGCGTCGCCGCCAATCAGGCGATCCGCGGCGCTCTCGACGAGGTCGCGCAGCAGGCCGGTACGCAATTGATCATGCCGCCGCCGGCGCTCTGCACCGACAACGGCGCAATGATCGCCTGGGCCGGTGCCGAGCGCCTTGCGCTCGGCATGACCGACACGATGGATGCGCAGCCGCGCGCGCGCTGGCTGCTCGACGCCAATGCGTCGGCGCCGGCAGGCTACGGCAAGACGCGGGCGGGATACTAG
- a CDS encoding uroporphyrinogen-III synthase: MSILVTRPHPDNEATAASLRARGHAVLLAPALKFEPVAFHDTGAAPYGAILVTSANAIRAAAPQLRDLGLLQLPLFAVGEHTAAAARDAGFAKVIVAGGDAASLRDTVMQSARDKVLKKKSTLLYLAGADLSRDLGGELDAEGFSVVTQTTYRMAPVTHLPREVCEGFAAHGVEAVLHYSRRSARAFLDAARDEGVEISALAIPQCCLSEAVASALREAGASQVLVAATPDENALFVTLERALRTRLA; the protein is encoded by the coding sequence ATGTCCATTCTTGTCACACGGCCGCATCCCGACAATGAAGCGACGGCGGCAAGTCTGCGCGCGCGGGGGCATGCGGTGCTGCTTGCCCCGGCGCTCAAGTTCGAGCCGGTTGCCTTCCATGACACGGGTGCAGCTCCGTACGGTGCCATCCTCGTCACGTCGGCCAACGCGATCCGGGCCGCCGCACCGCAATTGCGCGACCTTGGTCTGCTGCAGCTGCCGTTGTTCGCGGTCGGCGAGCATACGGCCGCGGCGGCGCGTGACGCCGGCTTTGCCAAGGTGATCGTCGCCGGCGGCGATGCCGCGTCCCTGCGCGACACGGTGATGCAGAGCGCGCGCGACAAGGTGCTGAAGAAGAAAAGCACGCTGCTGTATCTCGCGGGCGCGGATCTGTCGCGTGACCTCGGCGGCGAGCTTGATGCGGAGGGCTTCTCCGTGGTCACGCAGACGACCTATCGCATGGCGCCGGTCACGCATCTGCCGCGCGAGGTTTGCGAGGGCTTCGCCGCCCACGGGGTCGAGGCGGTGCTGCACTACTCCCGACGCAGCGCCCGCGCGTTCCTGGATGCGGCGCGGGACGAAGGCGTGGAGATTTCGGCGCTGGCGATACCGCAATGCTGCCTGTCGGAAGCGGTTGCGAGCGCGCTGCGCGAGGCCGGCGCGTCACAGGTTCTGGTCGCCGCGACACCGGACGAAAATGCCTTGTTTGTCACCTTGGAGCGTGCTTTGCGGACCCGTTTGGCGTAA
- a CDS encoding COG4223 family protein — MADDKPEDAGLAPDAGRAKRTPPTIDLEATEVSTQPQEATVEPEAQPESERAEPEQAKSDPMDAEPERVEAQAPASPISPWVVAPFSGAVAAAVVIAVGWMLGWPAVQAPPAAPQVTSATVDALSGRVAAVEAKAGKPVVDPAMAARIDALEKSVGSLRSDIANLRAQSDKTASALNDTKSAPRAAGPDLAALNDRIAQLERASKAERAELVQQGEKIAEAKAADDRPLRHVVAAALLDVAVRHGDPYQSQLSAARSFAAKPDALKPLDAFASSGIPTPVALSRELLNIVPKLSPPAEAPAANAGIVERLQAGASKLVRIERTDGVGNDRGAIVARVTAAALRNDFVEARRELKTLAEADRAPAQAWLDKADARDAALAASRKFADDAMADLAKSDPAKSAQ, encoded by the coding sequence ATGGCCGACGACAAGCCTGAAGACGCAGGATTGGCGCCCGACGCTGGTCGTGCCAAGCGCACGCCGCCCACCATCGATCTCGAAGCCACCGAAGTCTCGACCCAGCCGCAGGAGGCGACGGTCGAGCCCGAGGCCCAGCCGGAGTCGGAGCGCGCCGAGCCTGAGCAGGCAAAATCCGATCCGATGGACGCAGAGCCGGAGCGTGTCGAAGCGCAGGCTCCCGCGTCACCGATTTCGCCCTGGGTCGTGGCGCCGTTCTCCGGTGCCGTGGCGGCGGCGGTCGTGATTGCAGTGGGCTGGATGCTGGGCTGGCCTGCCGTGCAGGCGCCGCCGGCCGCGCCGCAAGTCACCAGCGCGACGGTCGACGCGCTGAGCGGCCGTGTTGCGGCGGTCGAAGCCAAAGCCGGCAAGCCCGTCGTCGATCCGGCCATGGCCGCGCGGATCGATGCGCTGGAAAAGTCCGTCGGCAGCTTGCGCAGCGACATCGCCAATCTGCGCGCGCAGTCCGACAAGACCGCGAGCGCCCTGAACGATACCAAATCAGCGCCGCGCGCTGCCGGGCCTGATCTGGCCGCTCTCAACGACCGCATCGCGCAGCTCGAGCGCGCCAGCAAGGCGGAGCGCGCCGAGCTCGTGCAGCAGGGCGAGAAGATCGCCGAAGCCAAGGCGGCAGATGACAGGCCGCTGCGTCACGTCGTTGCGGCCGCCCTGCTCGACGTCGCCGTTCGTCATGGCGACCCCTATCAGTCGCAGCTATCCGCAGCGCGTTCGTTCGCCGCCAAGCCCGATGCGCTGAAACCGCTCGATGCGTTTGCATCGTCGGGCATCCCGACGCCGGTCGCATTGAGCCGCGAGCTCCTCAACATCGTGCCGAAACTGTCGCCGCCGGCGGAAGCCCCGGCCGCCAATGCCGGCATCGTCGAGCGTCTTCAGGCTGGCGCGTCGAAACTCGTCCGCATCGAGCGGACCGATGGGGTCGGCAACGATCGCGGTGCCATCGTCGCGCGGGTGACGGCGGCGGCGCTCCGCAACGATTTCGTGGAGGCGCGGCGCGAGCTCAAGACGCTGGCGGAGGCTGATCGCGCGCCGGCGCAGGCCTGGCTCGACAAGGCCGATGCCCGCGACGCCGCGCTCGCCGCGTCCCGCAAATTCGCCGACGATGCGATGGCGGATCTCGCCAAATCTGATCCGGCCAAATCTGCTCAATAA
- a CDS encoding heme biosynthesis protein HemY, with translation MLRIVLFLVLIALAAAGAAWVADQPGDLVLTAGGFRISTTLPRFVFLLGLFAAAVVLVWSIVTTIWRTPGRLRRRRQDKRHARGRHAITHGLLAIGHGDTALARRHAEAARRHAPNDPLALLLHAQSAQLEGNRDEAQRVFRAMAEREDTRLLGLRGLFIEAQRADDAVGAVMIAEEAIKLSPSSTWASHAVLGFRCARGDWGGALAILDSNLSAGLIDKQAYRRQRGVLLTARALELQTMDRDVARESVMEAVKLAPTLVPAAVLAAKFESEAHQVRRAMKLVEAAWLANPHPDLAEAYAHVKLGDSARQRLQRVETLAAKTPADKPGHIEGQLAIARAAIDASEFARAREVLAPYVGDPTQRVALLMAEIERAEHGDSGRARAWTLRAVRARHDPAWTADGYVSDRWRPVSPVTGRLDAFQWQTPVASLPSDKGTTIESSAFEEAMLAAPPPKRVTAAPSDAPAEPPVTAPAPMPAAQDNSPPEAKESAQESAKEAAAKDIIQEVPRDEPAVTPVEPASEPAESSPPAATPVFRTRADLGKPASAPIPAVIPIVRAPDDPGIDDEGPSDEFTEQIGTPRAHAKAQAGGWRGFWSRWGA, from the coding sequence ATGCTTCGCATCGTCCTCTTCCTCGTCCTGATTGCACTGGCGGCGGCCGGCGCGGCCTGGGTCGCCGACCAGCCTGGCGATCTCGTCCTGACCGCGGGCGGTTTCCGCATCTCGACGACGCTTCCCAGATTCGTGTTCCTGCTTGGCCTGTTTGCTGCGGCCGTGGTGCTGGTCTGGAGCATCGTGACGACGATCTGGCGCACGCCGGGGCGTCTGCGGCGCCGCCGCCAGGACAAGCGCCACGCCCGCGGCCGCCACGCCATCACCCACGGCCTGCTCGCGATCGGTCATGGCGACACCGCGCTTGCCCGCCGTCACGCCGAGGCGGCGAGGCGGCACGCACCGAATGATCCGCTCGCGCTGCTCCTGCATGCGCAGTCGGCTCAGCTCGAAGGCAATCGCGACGAGGCACAGCGCGTCTTCCGCGCCATGGCCGAACGCGAGGACACGCGCCTGCTCGGCCTGCGCGGCCTGTTCATCGAGGCACAGCGCGCCGACGATGCGGTCGGCGCCGTGATGATCGCCGAGGAAGCGATCAAGCTGTCGCCGTCCTCGACCTGGGCCTCGCATGCGGTGCTCGGCTTCCGCTGCGCGCGCGGCGACTGGGGCGGCGCGCTTGCGATCCTCGATTCGAATCTGTCCGCGGGCCTGATCGACAAGCAGGCCTATCGCCGCCAGCGCGGGGTGCTGCTCACGGCGCGCGCGCTGGAACTGCAGACCATGGACCGCGACGTCGCGCGCGAGAGCGTGATGGAAGCGGTCAAGCTGGCGCCGACCCTGGTGCCGGCCGCGGTGCTTGCTGCGAAATTCGAGAGCGAGGCGCATCAGGTGCGCCGCGCCATGAAGCTGGTCGAGGCCGCCTGGCTGGCCAACCCGCATCCCGACCTTGCGGAAGCCTATGCGCATGTGAAGCTCGGCGATTCCGCGCGGCAGCGCCTGCAGCGGGTCGAGACGCTCGCCGCCAAGACGCCGGCCGACAAGCCCGGCCATATCGAGGGCCAGCTCGCGATTGCGCGGGCCGCGATCGACGCTTCCGAGTTCGCCCGCGCGCGCGAGGTGCTTGCGCCCTATGTCGGCGATCCCACCCAGCGCGTCGCGCTGCTGATGGCCGAGATCGAGCGCGCCGAGCATGGCGATAGCGGCCGTGCCCGCGCCTGGACCTTGCGCGCGGTGCGCGCCCGTCACGATCCGGCCTGGACTGCGGACGGTTATGTCAGCGATCGCTGGCGCCCGGTCTCCCCGGTCACCGGCCGGCTCGATGCGTTCCAGTGGCAGACACCGGTCGCCAGCCTGCCCTCGGACAAGGGCACCACGATCGAATCCTCGGCCTTCGAGGAAGCCATGCTGGCGGCGCCGCCGCCGAAGCGTGTGACGGCGGCTCCGAGCGATGCCCCGGCGGAACCGCCGGTGACGGCCCCAGCCCCAATGCCGGCCGCCCAGGACAATTCGCCTCCTGAGGCCAAGGAATCTGCCCAGGAATCTGCCAAGGAAGCAGCCGCCAAAGACATCATCCAGGAAGTCCCCAGGGACGAGCCCGCGGTAACGCCCGTCGAACCGGCCTCCGAGCCCGCCGAATCATCGCCGCCGGCGGCCACGCCGGTGTTCCGGACCCGGGCCGACCTCGGTAAGCCCGCGTCTGCGCCGATTCCCGCGGTCATCCCGATCGTCCGGGCCCCCGACGATCCCGGGATCGATGACGAGGGTCCGAGCGATGAATTTACGGAACAAATCGGCACGCCCAGGGCCCATGCCAAGGCCCAGGCCGGCGGCTGGCGCGGATTCTGGTCCCGCTGGGGCGCGTGA
- a CDS encoding polysaccharide deacetylase family protein: MRNALGLMLASVVAAVVIAAGGWFYYSARADQAAPKTVAARAADPLPAPAKLAARDDVETTAAIAAKPTAVAQAPAPAPAAPVQPRQACANPNALGVSRVVEIDTTGGPGFGFDHFKQFDFLTDKEVVLTFDDGPWPVNTPAVLKALADECTKGLFFSVGKHATYHPEILRQVLAQGHTVGTHTWSHVNLNGKKMTEQMAKDEVEKGISAVRFALGANPAPFFRFPQLQHNPAIVNYFGTRNVAMFSTDVDSFDFRKGATPEKIIETVMTRLDKLGKGIILMHDFQKNTGIALPTLLARLKAGGYKIVQMKAKTTLQTLPEYDEALMKDMKVPTASTTTRPISSVVQTVSQ; this comes from the coding sequence ATGCGTAATGCGTTGGGCCTGATGCTGGCCAGTGTAGTTGCGGCGGTCGTGATCGCCGCCGGCGGTTGGTTTTATTATTCCGCGCGCGCCGACCAGGCCGCCCCCAAGACAGTTGCCGCCCGTGCCGCCGATCCATTGCCGGCACCGGCGAAGCTCGCCGCCAGGGATGACGTCGAGACCACCGCGGCAATCGCGGCGAAGCCGACGGCCGTTGCCCAGGCGCCCGCCCCCGCCCCGGCCGCGCCAGTTCAGCCGAGACAGGCCTGCGCCAATCCGAATGCGCTCGGCGTCTCCCGCGTGGTCGAGATCGACACCACCGGCGGCCCCGGCTTCGGCTTCGATCATTTCAAGCAGTTCGACTTCCTCACCGACAAGGAGGTCGTGCTGACCTTCGACGACGGCCCGTGGCCGGTGAACACGCCCGCGGTGCTGAAGGCGCTCGCGGACGAATGCACCAAGGGCCTGTTCTTCTCGGTCGGCAAGCACGCGACCTATCATCCGGAGATCCTGCGCCAAGTGCTGGCCCAGGGCCATACGGTGGGCACGCATACCTGGTCGCACGTCAATCTTAACGGCAAGAAGATGACCGAGCAGATGGCCAAGGACGAGGTCGAGAAGGGCATCAGCGCGGTGAGATTCGCACTCGGTGCCAACCCTGCGCCGTTCTTCCGCTTCCCGCAGCTGCAGCACAATCCGGCGATCGTGAACTATTTCGGCACCCGCAACGTCGCGATGTTCTCGACCGACGTCGACTCCTTCGACTTCCGCAAGGGCGCCACGCCGGAGAAGATCATCGAGACGGTGATGACGCGGCTCGACAAGCTCGGCAAGGGCATCATCCTGATGCACGATTTCCAGAAGAATACCGGCATCGCGCTGCCGACGCTGCTCGCGCGGCTGAAGGCCGGCGGCTACAAGATCGTGCAGATGAAGGCCAAGACGACGCTGCAGACGCTGCCGGAATATGACGAGGCGCTGATGAAGGACATGAAGGTGCCGACCGCGAGCACCACCACGCGTCCGATCTCGAGCGTGGTGCAGACCGTGTCGCAGTAA
- a CDS encoding cysteine rich repeat-containing protein has protein sequence MTRFLFILPLLLCASVASAQQPGHDACARDVSRFCRAVMNNGDGAVLACLKQNRTRLSKACDKVLTEHGQ, from the coding sequence ATGACCAGATTTCTTTTCATTCTTCCTTTGCTGCTGTGCGCATCAGTCGCGTCAGCGCAGCAGCCCGGCCACGATGCCTGCGCACGCGATGTCAGCCGCTTCTGCCGCGCGGTGATGAACAATGGCGACGGCGCGGTGCTCGCCTGCCTGAAGCAAAACCGCACCCGCCTCAGCAAAGCCTGCGACAAGGTGCTGACCGAGCACGGGCAGTGA
- a CDS encoding MFS transporter, with translation MTEQPTRQKMAADGITAPLRYTVFRRIWLASLLSNLGLLIQGVGAAWAMTQMAASADKVALVQTALMLPIMLISMPAGAIADMYDRRIVTLISLSIALIGASALTVLAGFNLITPELLLAFCFVVGSGNALFGPAWQSSVSEQVPPDALPSAVALNGISYNIARSFGPAVGGVIVAALGAVAPFACNAILYLPLLVVLLLWRRSVEPSRLPREKLNRAMVSGFRYITNSPPIKIVLLRTLVMGLIGGAVMALMPLVARDLLHGGAQTYGIMLGAFGMGAVVGALNIHELRKRMSGEAAIRACTISMAFAMAALALSTEPVLTATALVLAGAVWMAAIALFNIGVQLSAPRWVAGRSLAAFQASISGGIAIGAWGWGHLTDFAGVEIALLTAAGLMLISPLLGLWLAMPRVGARNEDADVLADPEVKLSLTGRSGPLVVEIEYRVSQENARAFHNVMQDVQLSRQRNGAYGWSIARDIADPELWTERYHCPTWFDYLRQRNRSTQSERALHQQAIDFHIGAEPVRIRRMLERPFGSVRWKDDTPDRASAEVLPVVATAAGSST, from the coding sequence ATGACCGAGCAGCCAACCCGTCAGAAAATGGCCGCCGACGGCATCACCGCGCCGCTGCGGTACACCGTATTCCGGCGCATCTGGCTCGCCAGCCTGCTCTCCAATCTCGGCCTCTTGATCCAGGGCGTGGGCGCAGCCTGGGCAATGACGCAGATGGCGGCCTCGGCAGACAAGGTGGCGCTGGTGCAAACCGCCTTGATGCTGCCGATCATGCTGATCTCGATGCCGGCCGGCGCCATCGCCGACATGTATGACCGCCGCATCGTCACGCTGATCTCGCTGTCGATCGCGCTGATCGGCGCGAGCGCGCTCACCGTGCTGGCCGGCTTCAACCTGATCACGCCCGAATTGCTGCTGGCCTTCTGCTTCGTTGTCGGCAGCGGCAACGCGCTGTTCGGCCCGGCCTGGCAGTCCTCGGTCAGCGAGCAGGTGCCGCCCGATGCGCTGCCGTCGGCCGTCGCGTTGAACGGCATCAGCTACAACATCGCGCGCAGCTTCGGCCCTGCAGTCGGCGGCGTCATCGTCGCCGCACTCGGCGCAGTGGCCCCCTTCGCCTGCAACGCGATTCTCTATCTGCCGCTGCTGGTGGTGCTGCTGCTCTGGCGCCGCTCGGTCGAGCCCTCGCGGCTGCCGCGGGAAAAGCTCAATCGCGCCATGGTCTCGGGCTTCCGCTACATCACCAATTCGCCGCCGATCAAGATCGTGCTGTTGCGCACGCTGGTGATGGGCCTGATCGGCGGCGCCGTGATGGCGCTGATGCCGCTGGTCGCGCGCGACCTGCTGCATGGCGGCGCGCAGACCTATGGCATCATGCTCGGCGCCTTCGGCATGGGCGCCGTGGTCGGCGCACTGAATATCCATGAATTGCGCAAGCGCATGAGCGGCGAGGCCGCGATCCGCGCCTGCACCATCTCGATGGCGTTCGCGATGGCTGCGCTCGCGCTGAGCACGGAGCCGGTGCTGACGGCAACGGCGCTGGTGCTGGCCGGCGCGGTCTGGATGGCCGCGATCGCACTGTTCAACATCGGCGTACAGCTCTCGGCGCCGCGCTGGGTGGCGGGCCGCTCGCTCGCGGCGTTCCAGGCCTCGATTTCCGGCGGCATCGCCATCGGTGCCTGGGGCTGGGGCCATCTCACCGACTTTGCCGGCGTCGAGATCGCGCTGCTGACAGCGGCCGGCCTGATGCTGATCTCGCCGCTGCTCGGGCTCTGGCTCGCGATGCCGCGCGTCGGTGCCCGCAACGAGGATGCCGATGTGCTCGCCGATCCCGAGGTGAAGCTGTCCCTGACGGGGCGCAGCGGCCCGCTTGTGGTCGAGATCGAATACCGGGTGTCCCAGGAGAACGCGCGCGCCTTCCACAATGTGATGCAGGACGTGCAGCTCTCGCGGCAGCGCAACGGCGCCTATGGCTGGTCGATCGCCCGCGACATCGCCGACCCGGAACTATGGACCGAGCGCTATCATTGCCCGACCTGGTTCGATTACTTGCGCCAGCGCAACCGCTCGACCCAGTCCGAACGCGCGCTGCATCAGCAGGCGATCGATTTCCACATCGGCGCCGAGCCGGTGCGGATCCGCCGCATGCTGGAACGCCCGTTCGGATCGGTGCGCTGGAAGGACGACACGCCGGATCGTGCGAGCGCCGAGGTGCTGCCGGTGGTGGCGACGGCGGCGGGAAGCAGCACGTAG